The genome window GATGGCACTCCCCAGGGCCTGCAGGTCTTCCGGGGACAGGCTCACCTGCCAACAGGAAAGGAGAAGATGAGCTGGGGGTGTCAGTGGAGGGTTGTCTGAAAGCACTTAAGGAGGATGTATCAGCTCTCCCAGATAAAGCTGGCCTACTGGTAAGCCAGAAGTGTCATAAGGGTGGAACGGGTGGAGGGACAAGTAAACAAAATGGGTCCAAGGTTGCTATGAGTGGCTACACTAGAAAAATTTGGCCAACCACTTCTATTTGTCACCATTTTGCCTCTGGGCCCTGTTGTATGCAATTCTGGGTCTCTACCTGATGTCGTCCTCATGACAACTCTAGAAGGCACAGGTGAATTTCATAGTGCGGGTGCTGACAAGGGTCAGGTTATACAGCTGGCTAGTACACTGCTGGGACAAGACCCCAGGCTTCTAAACCCCACACCATGCTCTAGCCCCTGTACCTACATGCCTCTCTTGAGAAGGACATCCAAGTGTCTCATTCAGATGATCAGGACCTATCAGCTTCCAAGTAAAGAGAGAAACTACCAACTGTGCCCCAGAAGTCCCAGAGACTGAGCTGGAAacatgaggaggaggaggagccatgTCACAAGATGTGGTCCCCCCAGCCTCAGCTCTCTGAGGTTCATAAAGCTTCAACTGGAAactgggtggaggtggggctgtcagAAGTCCAGGGCTCCCCAGAGCtctgagagagagaagagagggtgCCCACAGAGTGGctggccccacccctgccctccagggcctGTACCTGCTGGGCACCATCCTGAGTGATCAGAGCCACCTGGGGGGCCCCATCCTCCTCGGTCACCATGGCCACTTGGGCTGGGATGTCATCACCCTCTTCCTTCACCTCCGAAAGGTAAGCAATGCGGGGCCGCTTGGGTGGCGGGCTCTCCTCGGCAGCAGAGGCAGCTGGGAGAGGAGAGCCCAGGCTGACACCTGCCCTGGATGCCATGGGAGGCCTGGCTTGTCCCACTCTtagcccctgcccacccccctcaCCCTCAAGCTGCTGCTGCTCGTAGAGGGCCTGCTCGCTCTCCTCTGTGGCCTCCAGCTCGCCGTGCGCGCTGCGCTTGTGCATGGCCAGGGTGGAGGTCTGCCGGTAGGTCTTGCCGCAGGTGCTGCAGGTATAGGGCTTGCAGTGCGTGTGCACCACGTGGTGCTTGTACAGGCTCGAGTACTCGGTGAAGCGCTTGCCGCAGCCTGGCACCGTGCAAACGTATGGCTTCTCCCCTGGGGACACTGGGCTGTGAGGGGGGTGGGAACTGGGGCTGGCAAGGGGGAAACTAAGGGGACAGGggctgaggacagggctgggaaagggagagccagcaggtgggagagggactGCAAACTGAGACTCTGAAAGGACAGAGTTGGAGGAGGTGGCCAGAGGGACACAGAGAGCACGAGGGTGTGGAACCCCTGAGCCCAGAGACAAGGTGGGGAAAAGCGGGACGGGGCGAGGCTGGGGCCAGTGGAGTGGCTGGTGGGGGCACTGGGGGCTTGTGAGGCTGCGGGAGGGAGCGCTGAGAGTGATGaacagcagaggcaggaggcagggatgATGAGGTGTCAGGTGtgacaggagagagaggggacacACATGGCTAAGAAGACACAGACGGCTGACGAGGGAGCAGCGCTGGGGAAGGAGGACACACAGGGCCACACGGAGGGTGGACGGGCGAGGGGGGAAGGCGGCGTTTCACTCTGCCTCCTCCCCGTCATCCGGACCCTGGCCTCTGCTCAGGAGCCTGGCGGAGTGGAGGAACTCAGGGCGGGTGTAGGAAGGTGGTAAGGAGCTGAGGGACCCAAGAGAGGGCTGGCGGGACCAGTCAGATTGGACCTAACTGGAACCGGCGGTTCTAGGGATACCCCACTCCCAGAGCAGCCCGGAGCGGCCGGCCGGGAAGGGCTCTGGGCTGGGAGATGAGAATGCATCTTAGATCAGAAGCCTacagcagaggggctggggcctCGGGGTGGTCCTCGTCCACCTGCTGGCCCACCTGTGTGGATGCGCACGTGATTCTTGTAGTTGGTCGCGCTGGTGAAGCCGCGGCCACAGTGGGGCTCCGGGCAGGTGTAGGGCCGCTCGCCTGTGTGGGTGCGCACGTGCACCTTGCGGATGTTAGACGTGGTGAAGGAGCGGCCACAGCCCTCAAAGGGGCATCGGAACGGGCGTTCACCTGCACAAATGGGGGGCGTGAGGGGTGGTACAAGAAGGGGATGACACCGGGCTCCAGGTCCTTGTCTGAAAGGTGAGTTGagtcccctctgcccagggacCGGGGTGGGCAGGGCCCAGCATACCGGTGTGGGTTCGGACGTGCTTCTGCAGGTCTCCCGAGGTCTTGAAGGCCTTGCTGCACAGCTCCTCTGGGCACTTGTACGGCTTCTCACCGGTGTGGGTGCGAACGTGGCTCTTCAGCCCATAGCctgaggaggggtgaggagagcATGTGGTGGGGCCTCGTCCTCCACCGTCCACCCGCGCAGAGGCCCTCCATCTTAAGGTGAGCTCTGGGAGGCCCCAGGGCGTTCTTGGCTCAAGAAGCCTATGTCTGCCTCTATCCCTCCCCAGCCCGGGCAGATGAAAGAGCGGCTAAAAACGCCCATTCTGCCCTTCTTCTTTCTGCAGGGGCAGCTGGAGCCATTCTAGAACATGAGTATGAGAGGAAACTTAAAGAACTGGTGGCTAAAGGCCCTTGTTTTCACAGAGAGGACGGTAAGCCAGCGAGATGCAAGGGCCCCCAGCGGGCTGGCATCAGAGCTAACACCAGAGGCAGGGTCTCTCCACCAGCCCTCCAGCCTCCTTCCATTGCCTGGACCATCCTGCCTTTCCCGTCTGCAGCAGGGCTCGCTCCAGAGAGAGCACCTGCTAGTCAGAGCACTCTGATGGCAGTTTCTCCAGGAAGGCAGCCTGGTGGCGGGTTCCTTTCAGGGAGATCCCAGAGCAGATCTAGAACCCTCTGCCCTCAGCTGACAGTGGTCCGCCTTTGGTCTCCATCCAGGTAGGTTACCTGTGGCAAAGGCCTTTCCACAGCTGGGGAAGTCACACCTGTATGGACGGTCACCCGTGTGAGCTCGTTCATGCACCTGTGAGAACAAGCAATCACACAGTTCAGAGGACAAGGGTACGACTTGTACTCTCTAGTTTCCTCACAGCCCTGCTCCTCTTCCCTCCCGCACCATTCACAAGTGCCATAGCCCCGTGCTGACATGTCTGCACACTCAGCTCTTCCCTCCAGCAACTTCAGGGTGGGGACCAGTTCAATCCAAGTAGAAAGGCAGAATCACAGTCCGGAAGGGAAGATGGCAGAGCTGAAAGCTGTCACCAGCAAGCTTACCTTTAAGTGATGCGCAGTGGTGTAGAGACGCCCACAGCCCTTGTAGCCACAGCGGAACGCTCTGTCTCCAACCTGCTGCCCCTTGCCATTGTGGGGAGTCTGGCTGTCATGCAGAACCTGGGGGAAAATGTTGGGGTCCCTATTATGTTTTCTCCCCAATGACGCAATGGGAGGAGTGGGATACAGGGCCCAGCTGGCAGCTTAAGACCCAATAAACAAGGTTAAGCCTGTCAGGGGCCTCTGTGGTAGAAAGACATTCCAGACAGACAGGGGACAGATGAGGGCACGCTGCAGAGGAAACAGGCTCGCGTGTGGCATCCCCACCCATCTCTGATGGGCAGAGGGAAGACTAAAGCCACAGGGGCTATGGAAGCTACTGAAGAAAGGACGTTTCCTAGACAGCTAGGTAGGGGGAGAGAGGCTGTCTGAAAGGCCATACTTGAACTGGGCGCAGTGCCAGCAACCCTCCTTTCAACCACACACACCGAGGAGGCTTCCACTCTTGACACCTCCGTCCTCTGACGGGAGGCCCTCTTCCTCCCAGCAGGAAACCTGTGCTCAGAAGGGGCATTAACAAGGGGGCTTACTGTGGGGATGAGCTCACCTTGGTTCCCCTGGCAGGGCACAAGGCCCAGGGTAAGCTGGCTACAACCAGAAGTGCCCAGGGGAGGGGACTGCAGTCCCTACCAGAAGTCTCAGCTCTAAGGACAGCACCAGCTAATTGATAagtcctcctctttctttctttctttttttttgagacagagtttcgctttgttgcccaggctagagagagtgccgtggcatcagcctagcctacagcaacctcaaactcctgggctcaagcaatcctgctgcctcagcctcccgagtagctgggactacaggcatgtgccaccatgcccgactaattttttctaaatatattagttggccaat of Microcebus murinus isolate Inina chromosome 5, M.murinus_Inina_mat1.0, whole genome shotgun sequence contains these proteins:
- the ZNF76 gene encoding zinc finger protein 76 isoform X2, which encodes MESLGLQTVTLSDGTTAYIQQAVKGEKLLEGQVIQLEDGTTAYIHQVTVQKESLSFEDGQPVQLEDGSMAYIHRTPKEGYDPSALEAVQLEDGSTAYIHHPAAVPSDGTILAVQTEVGLEDLAAEDEEGFSADTVVALEQYASKVLHDSQTPHNGKGQQVGDRAFRCGYKGCGRLYTTAHHLKVHERAHTGDRPYRCDFPSCGKAFATGYGLKSHVRTHTGEKPYKCPEELCSKAFKTSGDLQKHVRTHTGERPFRCPFEGCGRSFTTSNIRKVHVRTHTGERPYTCPEPHCGRGFTSATNYKNHVRIHTGEKPYVCTVPGCGKRFTEYSSLYKHHVVHTHCKPYTCSTCGKTYRQTSTLAMHKRSAHGELEATEESEQALYEQQQLEAASAAEESPPPKRPRIAYLSEVKEEGDDIPAQVAMVTEEDGAPQVALITQDGAQQVSLSPEDLQALGSAISMVTQHGSTTITIPSHEDHLAASGTHTVTMVSADGTETQPVTIITSGAVVAEDSSLTSLHHQQVALLATANGTHIAVQLEEQQTLEDAISVATAAMQQGAVTLKTAVSESGC
- the ZNF76 gene encoding zinc finger protein 76 isoform X1; the encoded protein is MWGSCKADVFPLSASRPTAHRQVPRDSNGPLLKTGKCPLVVFWAWPVCLCIHLTGEKLLEGQVIQLEDGTTAYIHQVTVQKESLSFEDGQPVQLEDGSMAYIHRTPKEGYDPSALEAVQLEDGSTAYIHHPAAVPSDGTILAVQTEVGLEDLAAEDEEGFSADTVVALEQYASKVLHDSQTPHNGKGQQVGDRAFRCGYKGCGRLYTTAHHLKVHERAHTGDRPYRCDFPSCGKAFATGYGLKSHVRTHTGEKPYKCPEELCSKAFKTSGDLQKHVRTHTGERPFRCPFEGCGRSFTTSNIRKVHVRTHTGERPYTCPEPHCGRGFTSATNYKNHVRIHTGEKPYVCTVPGCGKRFTEYSSLYKHHVVHTHCKPYTCSTCGKTYRQTSTLAMHKRSAHGELEATEESEQALYEQQQLEAASAAEESPPPKRPRIAYLSEVKEEGDDIPAQVAMVTEEDGAPQVALITQDGAQQVSLSPEDLQALGSAISMVTQHGSTTITIPSHEDHLAASGTHTVTMVSADGTETQPVTIITSGAVVAEDSSLTSLHHQQVALLATANGTHIAVQLEEQQTLEDAISVATAAMQQGAVTLKTAVSESGC